In Methanomicrobium antiquum, one DNA window encodes the following:
- a CDS encoding amidohydrolase family protein, with protein sequence MSDNMNDIDIFNETDSILIKKTLVNGKIKDIFVSDTGIIEEISDKYSGEYGEPEFIIDGESTVASPGFSNTHTHSAMTLLRGYADDMHLQEWLSEKIWPLEAHLSAEDVYNGTMLASIEMIRSGTIAFNDMYFFMEEAARAVYDSGIKAVLCHGFIDFGNEEKREAEIKATEKLCEHIKSMNNPRIKAAVGPHAPYTVSKEGLLWCSAYSKENDIGIHIHLSETEQEVKDCIEQNNKRPSKVLDECGCLSKRTVAAHGCWLDDSECELLGKIGVFVAHNPVSNMKLAVNRAMPYQKLIDSGVNVTLGTDGCSSNNNLDILEEMKTAALLQKFFWNSDTVLPAHETLKMATSAGKKALGFGEGELKTGAEADIVLINTKTPCMTPLFNWESNIVYSANSNAVDTVICNGRVLMHDGFIPNEEEICKKASDSAYSLVKRYNDSL encoded by the coding sequence ATGTCTGATAATATGAATGATATTGATATTTTTAATGAAACAGATTCCATACTCATCAAAAAAACGCTTGTAAACGGAAAAATAAAGGACATTTTTGTAAGCGATACCGGAATAATTGAAGAGATTTCTGATAAATACTCAGGAGAATACGGAGAGCCTGAATTTATTATTGACGGAGAATCAACTGTTGCATCACCAGGGTTTTCAAACACACATACGCATTCTGCAATGACTCTTCTTCGCGGATATGCTGATGATATGCACCTTCAGGAGTGGCTTTCTGAAAAAATCTGGCCCCTGGAAGCACACCTTTCAGCTGAAGATGTCTATAACGGGACAATGCTTGCATCAATAGAGATGATACGCAGTGGAACAATTGCCTTTAACGATATGTACTTCTTTATGGAAGAGGCCGCACGTGCAGTTTATGATTCAGGTATAAAAGCGGTCCTCTGCCACGGATTCATAGATTTTGGAAACGAAGAGAAGAGAGAGGCAGAGATAAAAGCAACAGAAAAACTGTGTGAACACATAAAAAGCATGAACAATCCGCGTATAAAAGCCGCAGTCGGACCTCATGCACCATATACTGTATCAAAAGAAGGCCTTCTTTGGTGTTCAGCATATTCGAAAGAAAACGATATTGGAATACATATCCACTTAAGCGAGACCGAACAGGAGGTCAAAGACTGCATCGAACAAAACAACAAAAGACCCTCAAAAGTTCTTGACGAATGCGGATGTCTATCCAAAAGAACAGTTGCGGCGCACGGATGCTGGCTTGATGACTCTGAATGCGAACTTTTAGGAAAAATAGGGGTTTTTGTCGCACACAATCCCGTTTCTAATATGAAACTGGCAGTAAACCGGGCAATGCCATACCAAAAACTCATTGACAGCGGGGTTAATGTAACTCTTGGAACAGACGGATGTTCGTCAAACAACAACTTAGACATTTTAGAAGAGATGAAAACCGCGGCACTTCTTCAGAAGTTCTTCTGGAATTCAGATACTGTTCTTCCGGCTCATGAAACACTTAAAATGGCAACATCGGCAGGCAAAAAAGCTCTTGGCTTTGGAGAGGGAGAACTAAAAACAGGAGCAGAAGCAGATATTGTTCTGATAAACACAAAAACTCCCTGTATGACTCCGCTATTTAACTGGGAATCAAATATTGTGTATTCGGCAAACTCAAACGCTGTTGATACAGTAATCTGCAACGGTCGTGTTTTAATGCATGACGGATTTATTCCAAATGAAGAGGAAATCTGCAAAAAAGCATCTGATTCTGCATACAGTCTTGTAAAAAGGTATAATGATTCATTGTAG
- a CDS encoding MTAP family purine nucleoside phosphorylase, with protein MKGEKQSMLGILGGTSLLYAEIPELEKKTVATPFGPAEVYLGEIALLMRHQFRTPPHKINFPACISALALSGVDKIIAFGSVGSLKEEIEPGSIILPDDYYSPYLIPTIHDNAIGHAVPSVDKELIKKIHENVPDTISGGTYVQTAGPRFETSAEIKVLSGAGDVVGMTVASEAAIANELEIPFAAICSVDNYCNGLCSDKISYEMILKRSQQNKKRIEDILETVIDLFGSY; from the coding sequence ATGAAAGGTGAAAAACAGTCAATGCTTGGAATTTTAGGAGGAACCAGTCTGTTATATGCAGAAATTCCCGAACTGGAGAAAAAAACAGTTGCAACACCATTTGGGCCTGCAGAAGTATACCTTGGAGAAATCGCTCTTTTAATGCGCCACCAGTTTAGAACACCGCCGCATAAAATAAACTTCCCGGCATGCATATCTGCGCTTGCATTATCCGGAGTTGACAAAATAATAGCTTTTGGATCTGTTGGATCACTAAAAGAAGAGATTGAGCCGGGAAGTATAATTCTTCCGGATGATTATTACAGTCCATATTTAATCCCGACAATCCACGACAACGCAATAGGCCATGCCGTACCTTCGGTTGACAAGGAACTTATTAAAAAAATACATGAAAATGTGCCTGACACAATTTCAGGCGGAACATATGTACAGACAGCAGGTCCGCGCTTTGAGACCTCTGCTGAGATTAAGGTGCTTAGTGGTGCAGGAGATGTTGTCGGAATGACAGTTGCAAGCGAGGCGGCGATTGCAAACGAGCTTGAAATTCCGTTTGCTGCAATCTGCTCGGTTGATAATTACTGTAACGGCCTTTGCAGTGATAAGATTTCATATGAGATGATACTTAAAAGATCACAGCAGAACAAAAAGAGAATTGAGGATATTTTAGAGACTGTAATTGATTTGTTTGGCAGTTATTAA